One window from the genome of Haloarcula sp. CBA1127 encodes:
- a CDS encoding ABC transporter permease encodes MVAADFIEQLLNGLTLGMVYVLLAAGLSVIFGVMDVINFSHGELFALGAYFSLSIIAPFGAGTGFWIAIVVAPVVVGLIGAAIERTTVRPLYGRDPLYHILLTFGLVLVINDAIRLIWGTQQRQLAVPEYLSQPVSILGVQVSVYNYFMIVFAALLAVVVWYLLNRTKYGMIIRAGSQDREMVRNVGIDIDQYYTLVFGVGAALAAVAGIVLGGYQNVNTGMGNSVIIPAFVVVVLGGLGSFRGAVFGGLLVGVVQTLMRAYNGTILATFGDTTLSVPNLEGLTVYLLMIAVLLVKPQGLFGTRGEESDGEGEILVGGYGGVLADSTRVRLGGIAVVALALAPIAILFMGDQYYLVVLNEILIWAIFALSLDIVMGYAGLVPLGHTMFYGVGAYTAALVMLHYSQSVFVVLLGAILICAALAWIVGSLSIRVSGVYFAMITLAFAELLYSAVFKFDFTGGSDGLLGFEAFLGLGTVGASLSNIEFGLLGYELGQQFVFYYLALLIAVLSFLFARRMMNAPFGSVLQSIRESEERAEFIGYDVNRYKRRAFVISGGMAGLAGGLLAVSPSTVIISPDQTLNWIHSGEVIVIALFGGMGTLYGPMIGSGVFFGAEEFLSSYTNQWRLIIGTMFILFVLFVPRGIVSIPSLVAQRLETANNTDGSVDMDEPEVRSDD; translated from the coding sequence ATGGTTGCTGCCGACTTCATCGAACAACTGCTGAATGGCCTCACCCTGGGGATGGTGTATGTCCTGCTAGCCGCCGGACTGTCAGTCATCTTCGGCGTCATGGACGTGATCAACTTCTCCCATGGCGAACTGTTCGCACTCGGTGCGTACTTTTCTCTGAGCATCATTGCGCCGTTCGGTGCGGGGACTGGGTTCTGGATCGCGATAGTGGTTGCACCGGTCGTCGTTGGTCTCATCGGTGCCGCTATCGAGCGAACGACTGTCCGGCCGCTGTATGGCCGCGACCCGCTGTATCATATTCTCCTGACGTTCGGACTTGTGCTCGTCATCAATGACGCGATCCGTCTTATCTGGGGGACACAGCAACGGCAGCTAGCTGTCCCGGAGTATCTGAGCCAACCAGTATCCATACTGGGCGTCCAAGTGTCTGTGTATAATTATTTCATGATCGTCTTCGCAGCGTTGCTCGCGGTAGTGGTGTGGTACCTGCTGAACCGGACAAAGTACGGAATGATCATCCGTGCCGGGTCGCAGGACCGCGAGATGGTTCGGAACGTCGGCATTGACATCGACCAGTACTACACGCTGGTCTTTGGCGTCGGTGCAGCGCTCGCCGCCGTCGCCGGGATTGTCCTTGGCGGCTACCAGAACGTGAACACCGGGATGGGGAACAGCGTCATTATTCCGGCATTCGTTGTCGTCGTCCTCGGTGGCCTCGGTAGCTTCAGGGGGGCCGTCTTCGGTGGGTTACTCGTCGGTGTCGTCCAGACGCTGATGCGGGCCTACAATGGGACTATCCTGGCCACGTTCGGTGATACGACGCTGAGCGTCCCCAATCTCGAAGGCCTGACCGTGTACCTGCTTATGATTGCGGTGTTGCTCGTGAAACCGCAGGGATTGTTCGGAACGCGGGGTGAAGAGTCAGACGGCGAAGGCGAAATTCTCGTCGGCGGGTACGGCGGGGTACTGGCAGACAGCACACGGGTACGGCTCGGCGGCATCGCCGTTGTCGCGCTCGCGCTTGCCCCGATCGCGATTCTGTTCATGGGGGATCAGTACTACCTCGTCGTCCTCAACGAGATCCTCATCTGGGCTATCTTCGCACTGAGTCTCGATATCGTGATGGGCTATGCCGGCCTGGTCCCGCTGGGCCACACGATGTTCTACGGCGTCGGCGCATACACCGCTGCGCTCGTCATGTTGCACTACTCGCAGTCGGTTTTTGTCGTGTTACTCGGAGCGATTCTCATTTGTGCCGCCCTGGCCTGGATCGTCGGCAGCCTCTCGATTCGGGTCTCCGGCGTGTACTTCGCCATGATCACGCTGGCGTTCGCGGAGCTGCTCTACAGCGCTGTGTTCAAGTTCGACTTTACCGGCGGGAGCGACGGCCTGCTCGGCTTCGAGGCGTTCCTCGGACTCGGTACTGTTGGGGCGTCGCTCTCGAACATCGAGTTCGGGCTCCTCGGCTACGAACTCGGACAGCAGTTCGTGTTCTACTATCTCGCCCTGCTCATCGCCGTGCTGTCGTTCCTGTTCGCCCGGCGCATGATGAACGCGCCCTTTGGCAGTGTTCTGCAGTCGATTCGGGAAAGCGAAGAGCGAGCGGAGTTTATCGGGTACGACGTCAACAGATACAAGCGCCGGGCGTTTGTCATCAGCGGCGGCATGGCTGGACTGGCCGGCGGCCTCCTCGCCGTCAGTCCGTCGACTGTCATCATTTCACCGGACCAGACACTCAACTGGATCCACTCAGGGGAGGTCATCGTCATTGCGCTGTTCGGTGGGATGGGCACACTGTACGGTCCCATGATCGGCTCCGGTGTCTTCTTCGGCGCCGAAGAATTCCTTTCGTCGTACACCAACCAGTGGCGGCTTATTATCGGGACGATGTTCATCCTGTTCGTGCTGTTCGTCCCACGTGGTATCGTATCGATTCCGTCCCTCGTCGCACAGCGACTGGAGACGGCCAACAACACGGATGGGTCCGTAGATATGGATGAGCCGGAAGTGAGAAGCGATGACTGA
- a CDS encoding ABC transporter ATP-binding protein, producing the protein MTETVLETDGLTKRFGKLTAVDDVSLSVADGEFRSVIGPNGAGKTTTFNLITGALSPSEGVVRFKGEDITNVAPHERVGRGLGRSFQITNVFGGLTVRENVRLAAQSVHSDEINSGEALFRDKNGFDEITKQTGTVLEQIGLRDRADEHAEALAYGDQRRLELGLVLATDPDLIMLDEPTAGMSSEETQATMNLIDDVLSDRSLMLIEHDIDLVMRVSDRITVLTRGEELASGTPEEIANNEDVRDAYLGGVRE; encoded by the coding sequence ATGACTGAGACTGTACTCGAAACGGACGGACTGACGAAGCGATTCGGTAAGCTCACCGCCGTTGACGACGTGTCGCTGTCGGTTGCGGATGGTGAGTTCAGGAGCGTTATCGGGCCAAACGGGGCCGGGAAGACAACGACGTTTAATCTCATCACTGGCGCACTATCGCCGTCAGAAGGTGTCGTTCGGTTCAAAGGTGAGGATATCACAAACGTCGCGCCACACGAACGGGTCGGCCGCGGACTGGGGCGGTCGTTCCAGATTACGAATGTTTTCGGCGGCCTCACCGTCCGAGAAAACGTGCGTCTGGCAGCCCAGTCCGTCCACAGTGACGAGATCAACTCCGGCGAGGCACTGTTCCGTGATAAGAACGGCTTCGACGAGATTACGAAGCAAACTGGGACGGTACTGGAGCAGATCGGCCTTCGAGACCGGGCTGACGAGCACGCAGAGGCACTGGCATACGGCGACCAGCGTCGCCTCGAACTGGGTCTCGTACTGGCGACAGACCCCGATCTCATCATGCTTGACGAACCAACCGCCGGCATGAGTAGCGAGGAAACACAGGCCACAATGAACCTTATCGATGACGTCCTCTCAGACCGGTCGCTGATGCTCATCGAACACGATATCGACCTCGTGATGCGTGTCTCGGACCGGATTACCGTCCTTACTCGGGGCGAAGAACTCGCAAGCGGGACACCTGAAGAGATCGCAAACAACGAGGACGTCCGCGATGCGTACCTCGGTGGTGTTCGAGAATGA